The Candidatus Saccharibacteria bacterium sequence CTTCTTGTTAATGGCGATGGGAATCAGTACGCTTTTGAATAATTGGTATAAGCTCTTTCCTCGTAATCCGTACGCCCGAATAGCAGGGCTTATCCCTCTAGCGGTCCTTATCGGTGGCCTTATATTTTCGGGCATCGACCGCTATGTTTATGGCTACCTTTACGCACCTCAAACCGCTAGTAACTTCTCGCAGGATCTTCGTATCATTACAGATGAATTGAACAAAAAAGATCGTGAACCAACCATGCTTGTGGCCTCAGAAGACGAGAAGCCATTCTACGAGGTGATCGCCAAGCACCACGAAAAAGTATCCGTCGTTTCGTCCATCCCAGAGGCGCCGGCTCCACTCGTTATTGCATCTAGAAAAACTCAGCCCCAAGCTCTTCCACAGCCACCACAAACTATTCTCACCGACAGCATGACAGGTGATTCTGATCGATTTTACATCTATAAAACTGGTGCAAAATAACGTATACTGGATAAGTAAAATGACGGAGGAGCAAAATAATGGCATTTGACCAAATGAAAATGTTGAACCAACTGCGTAAAGCGCAGAAAGATCTTGCAAAAGAAATTATCGAAGTCGAAGCAGGTGATGGCGCGGTTGTCGTTCAGATTAACGGCGAACTAAAGATCAAGAGTGTTAAGATCGACCCAGCAATGGTTGATCTTGATGATATTGCAGAACTTGAGCACTGGATTGAAATCGCCGTTCGCGATGGACTTGCGAAAGCACAAGAAGTTGCCGCAGAAAAAATGAAACCACTTATGGGTGGTCTCGGTAATCTTGGACTTTAAGGGGACACACTTTGTCGCAGCTTCTTCCAGCGGCACTCACACGTGCTATTGATGAACTTGGTCGGCTTCCGGGCGTTGGTGCCCGGACTGCCGAGCGTTATGCGTATTTTTTGTTGCGTAGCGACACCAACACAGCTGCAAAACTTGCGCGAACAATTGCCGAACTACACAGTGGTGTTAAAACGTGCCCGGTAACGTTTGCATTAATCGACGCCGACCAAGACGTCTCACCACTTTACAGCGACACGTCTCGCGACAAGCATGTTATTGCCGTTGTCGAGGAACCTCTTGATATTATCGCGCTCGAACGAACCGGCCAGTTTCATGGCACTTACCATGTGTTGGGTGGGGCAATCTCGCCAATCGACGGTATCGGTCCCGAGCAGCTTCATATTCCCGAGCTACTAAAGCGACTCAGCGAAGATTCTGTCGAGGAGATAATCATTGCTACGAACGCCAGCGTAGAAGGTGAATCGACAGCCCTATTCCTTCAGCGATACCTACAGGAGCAGGGCTACGAAATTAAAATGAGCCGACTGGCGCGTGGCATTCCAGTAGGCGTTGATCTAGAGTATGCCGATCAAATTACACTCTCTCACGCACTTGAAGGAAGAAGGATTTTATA is a genomic window containing:
- the recR gene encoding recombination protein RecR; the encoded protein is MSQLLPAALTRAIDELGRLPGVGARTAERYAYFLLRSDTNTAAKLARTIAELHSGVKTCPVTFALIDADQDVSPLYSDTSRDKHVIAVVEEPLDIIALERTGQFHGTYHVLGGAISPIDGIGPEQLHIPELLKRLSEDSVEEIIIATNASVEGESTALFLQRYLQEQGYEIKMSRLARGIPVGVDLEYADQITLSHALEGRRIL
- a CDS encoding YbaB/EbfC family nucleoid-associated protein, with protein sequence MAFDQMKMLNQLRKAQKDLAKEIIEVEAGDGAVVVQINGELKIKSVKIDPAMVDLDDIAELEHWIEIAVRDGLAKAQEVAAEKMKPLMGGLGNLGL